A single region of the Anomaloglossus baeobatrachus isolate aAnoBae1 chromosome 2, aAnoBae1.hap1, whole genome shotgun sequence genome encodes:
- the COL8A2 gene encoding collagen alpha-2(VIII) chain, which translates to MSLGRGTLFLLVAAMGSVSGGGPAGGAYPQMKYVNPMMKGPLGPPFREGKGQYLDMPPMLPMDLKGEPGPAGNPGPRGPPGPPGPPGKPGIGKPGLQGMPGAAGPPGFSSIGKSGLPGMPGKIGPKGLPGTKGEPGMSGEQGPRGMPGSPGIPGPSGISSNGKPGVQGAPGQPGVRGEPGPKGEPGLRGDKGIKGEAGLGKPGLPGTRGPGGLPGPMGPPGPQGNGKPGLVGSPGGTGDKGDIGSPGPPGVVGPPGPQGLQGKPGIDGIGKPGLDGLPGLQGPLGAKGEPGIRGLPGLPGPPGYGKPGLPGLKGDRGPSGITGGIGDKGEPGFDGEPGDQGPQGIIGPPGLPGSMGLPGKNGLPGLKGDIGPTGPTGAPGIPGSQGPNGFVGKPGIPGERGLPGLKGLPGPIGPKGEGGLMGLPGLPGQVGNPGPKGEGGILGQPGPRGTAGIPGLQGSSGPIGPQGLPGLKGEPGIPGLPGKSINGEPGLIGPIGPSGVPGPPGLNGQPGLPGPPGPPGPPGIYSEGTIAGLHLPDGGVEGGTVGNEKSGKPQYGTGELSAKVAPAFTAILTTPFPPSGMPIKFDRTLYNGHNAYNPLTGIFTCPLPGIYYFAYHVHIKGTNIWVALYKNNVPATYTYDEYKKGYMDQASGSAVLELKENDQVWVQMPSDQANGLYSTEYIHSSFSGFLLCPT; encoded by the coding sequence ACATGCCTCCAATGCTACCAATGGACCTTAAAGGGGAACCTGGACCTGCTGGAAATCCTGGTCCACGTGGACCACCTGGGCCTCCTGGACCTCCCGGAAAGCCAGGAATAGGAAAACCAGGATTACAAGGAATGCCAGGGGCTGCTGGTCCTCCTGGCTTTTCTAGCATTGGCAAATCAGGTTTACCAGGTATGCCTGGCAAAATTGGGCCTAAGGGTCTGCCTGGCACAAAAGGAGAACCTGGAATGAGTGGAGAGCAAGGACCTAGAGGAATGCCTGGATCTCCTGGAATTCCTGGACCTTCAGGAATCTCATCAAATGGAAAACCAGGTGTTCAAGGTGCTCCAGGACAGCCAGGTGTCAGAGGTGAACCTGGTCCAAAAGGTGAGCCAGGACTTCGTGGAGATAAAGGCATTAAAGGAGAAGCTGGACTTGGAAAACCAGGGCTGCCAGGTACTCGTGGTCCTGGGGGCCTACCTGGGCCAATGGGCCCACCAGGTCCACAAGGTAATGGAAAACCAGGACTTGTTGGATCACCAGGTGGCACCGGAGATAAAGGCGATATTGGTTCACCTGGGCCACCCGGGGTTGTTGGTCCACCTGGGCCTCAGGGCCTCCAAGGTAAACCTGGCATTGATGGAATTGGTAAACCAGGTTTAGATGGATTGCCAGGACTTCAAGGGCCTTTAGGTGCTAAAGGGGAACCCGGTATACGAGGCTTACCAGGACTACCAGGGCCACCAGGCTATGGAAAACCAGGTCTGCCTGGATTGAAGGGAGATAGAGGACCTTCTGGAATAACTGGTGGAATCGGAGATAAAGGAGAGCCAGGGTTTGATGGTGAACCAGGTGATCAAGGACCACAAGGTATTATAGGGCCTCCAGGACTTCCAGGTTCCATGGGATTGCCAGGGAAAAATGGTTTGCCTGGCTTGAAAGGTGACATTGGGCCTACTGGGCCAACAGGTGCACCTGGCATCCCAGGAAGTCAAGGCCCCAATGGATTTGTAGGTAAACCAGGTATTCCAGGTGAGAGAGGACTTCCAGGTCTAAAAGGACTTCCAGGGCCAATTGGGCCAAAAGGAGAGGGAGGGCTAATGGGACTCCCAGGTTTGCCAGGTCAAGTAGGTAATCCAGGGCCAAAAGGAGAAGGTGGAATTCTAGGACAACCAGGTCCAAGAGGTACAGCTGGTATTCCAGGTCTACAAGGATCATCTGGCCCAATTGGGCCACAAGGGTTACCGGGTTTAAAAGGAGAGCCTGGTATCCCTGGGCTACCTGGAAAGAGCATCAATGGTGAGCCAGGACTAATTGGCCCTATAGGACCATCAGGGGTTCCTGGGCCTCCTGGTTTAAATGGCCAGCCTGGGCTACCTGGTCCACCTGGCCCACCAGGACCACCAGGAATTTATAGTGAAGGCACTATTGCTGGCTTGCACTTGCCAGATGGAGGAGTGGAAGGAGGTACAGTAGGCAATGAAAAATCCGGAAAACCTCAGTATGGCACTGGAGAACTCTCTGCCAAAGTAGCCCCAGCATTTACTGCCATCTTAACTACACCATTCCCTCCTTCTGGCATGCCAATCAAATTTGATCGGACTTTGTATAATGGCCATAATGCTTATAATCCTCTTACTGGGATATTTACTTGTCCTCTTCCTGGAATTTATTACTTTGCTTACCATGTCCACATCAAAGGAACCAACATCTGGGTTGCTCTTTACAAAAACAATGTACCTGCTACTTACACATATGATGAATACAAGAAAGGGTATATGGACCAAGCCTCTGGGAGTGCCGTGTTAGAACTCAAGGAAAATGACCAAGTTTGGGTGCAGATGCCTTCAGACCAAGCAAATGGGTTATATTCAACAGAGTACATTCATTCTTCATTCTCTGGATTCCTCCTTTGTCCTACATAA